One part of the Phragmites australis chromosome 3, lpPhrAust1.1, whole genome shotgun sequence genome encodes these proteins:
- the LOC133912375 gene encoding small ribosomal subunit protein bS1c-like, with protein sequence MASLAQHVAGLACPPLSGASRRRPAAPRRPPSALVCGTYALTKDERERERMRQLFDEASERCRTAPMEGVAFSPEDLDTAVETTDIDTDIGSLIKGTIFMTTSNGAYVDIQSKSTAFLPLDEACLLDIGNVEEVGIRPGLVEEFMIIDENPGDETLILSLQAIQQDIAWERCRQLQAEDVVVTGKVISGNKGGVVALVEGLKAFVPFSQVSSKSTAEELLGKELPLKFVEVDEEQGRLVLSNRKAMADSQAQLGIGSVVLGTVESLKPYGAFIDIGGINGLLHVSQISHDRVADISTVLQPGDTLKVMILSHDRERGRVSLSTKKLEPTPGDMIRNPKLVFEKADEMAQIFRQRIAQAEAMARADMLRFQPESGLTLSSEGILGPLSSDTPSEDSGEELTNE encoded by the exons ATGGCGTCCCTGGCGCAGCACGTCGCAGGGCTCGCGTGCCCGCCGCTGTCCGGCGCGTCGCGCCGCCGCCCCGCGGCGCCGAGGCGGCCGCCGTCGGCGCTGGTGTGCGGCACATACGCGCTGACCAAGGacgagcgggagcgggagcggatGCGGCAGCTGTTCGACGAGGCCTCCGAGCGCTGCCGCACCGCGCCTATGGAGGGCGTCGCCTTCTCCCCCGAGGACCTCGACACCGCGGTCGAAACCACCGACATCGACACCGATATCGGCTCCCTC ATTAAGGGAACAATATTCATGACTACTTCAAATGGTGCATATGTTGATATTCAATCAAAGTCTACTGCCTTCTTGCCTTTAGATGAGGCATGCCTCCTTGATATTGGCAATGTCGAAGAGGTGGGAATCCGCCCGGGTTTAGTTGAAGAATTCATGATAATTGATGAGAACCCTGGCGATGAAACTTTGATTCTGAGTTTGCAAGCAATTCAGCAAGATATTGCATGGGAAAGGTGCCGACAACTTCAGGCAGAAGATGTCGTCGTCACGGGTAAA GTGATTAGCGGAAACAAAGGAGGTGTGGTAGCTCTTGTAGAAGGGCTTAAGGCATTTGTTCCTTTTTCGCAAGTGTCATCG AAATCAACTGCCGAAGAGCTGCTTGGAAAAGAACTACCTCTGAAGTTTGTAGAGGTCGATGAGGAACAAGGCAGGCTTGTCCTCAGTAATCGCAAGGCAATGGCAGACAGTCAAGCCCAGCTGGGTATTGGTTCTGTTGTCTTGGGAACTGTTGAGAGCCTAAAACCTTATGGTGCCTTTATTGACATCGGTGGAATCAATGGCCTTCTTCATGTTAGCCAGATTAGTCATGACCGTGTTGCAGATATTTCAACAGTTCTGCAACCAGGAGATACCCTCAAG GTTATGATACTGAGCCATGACCGTGAAAGAGGCCGGGTTAGCCTTTCTACAAAGAAACTTGAGCCAACACCTGGTGACATGATCCGCAATCCCAAGCTTGTTTTTGAGAAG GCTGATGAAATGGCCCAGATATTCAGGCAGAGAATAGCTCAAGCAGAGGCAATGGCACGTGCTGACATGTTGAGATTCCAGCCAGAG AGTGGATTGACCCTCAGTTCAGAGGGAATCTTAGGACCGTTGTCGTCGGACACACCTTCGGAGGATTCTGGAGAAGAATTGACAAATGAATAG